A single Amphiprion ocellaris isolate individual 3 ecotype Okinawa chromosome 1, ASM2253959v1, whole genome shotgun sequence DNA region contains:
- the LOC111577580 gene encoding dynein regulatory complex subunit 4-like, with translation MFAAGSLKQKRLSEFHYCVVFSKHCPFLRTIFAVYTMPPKKKSTSKTPAKARTPTLIDGLTKEEMSKEQLEEHILHLREELDREREERNYFQLERDQIHSFWEITERNLAEVKAELKNLEKEIEEDEGRHRVEIKVYKQKMKHLLCEHQNKIAELKAGVLVSTEMMQKEQEELETELHKKIKAIMVDIQELDNDNLIRELELKHDAEMTTIRNKWEKNLMEITANNEKKMQLLRQELDYMKKNSTSEQEHMWNSYIAALKEYHNQVFSDAKLVVNQMEEDLNTVSILKEEIASITEKQKVMKNDLKLVSLDNTRLAESISKVEKDNAEVEKKIKYYSAKKDPSNTIEKLKKRELENLKREHEVLGEKFTKLQMERDELYKAFPQNIQKVQHKADQVTMLLEKKLQALTDSVEDVEAGLCSVLSASNIDQTALSGVISKAEENLISRNTAIKNLQHKKNLIAKARRDLLLTIEVKQRALGVPVEELCVNP, from the exons ATGTTTGCGGCTGGGAGCTTGAAACAGAAGCGACTTTCTGAGTTTCACTACTGTGTTGTCTTCTCCAAACATTGCCCGTTTCTCCGCACTATTTTCGCAGTATATACTATG CCACCCAAAAAGAAAAGTACAAGTAAAACGCCTGCAAAGGCAAGGACGCCGACACTGATAGATGGCCTTACCAAGGAGGAGATGTCCAAGGAGCAG CTGGAAGAGCACATTTTGCACCTTCGAGAGGAGCtggatagagagagagaggagaggaactACTTTCAGCTGGAGAGGGATCAGATCCACAGCTTTTGGGAAATCACAGAGAGAAACCTCGCGGAGGTCAAGGCTGAACTGAAGAACCTGGAGAAGGAGatagaagaagatgaaggccgTCACAGAGTAGAGATCAAA GTGTACAAGCAGAAGATGAAGCACCTGCTGTGTGAGCACCAGAACAAAATCGCTGAGCTGAAAGCGGGTGTTTTAGTCTCCACtgaaatgatgcagaaagagCAGGAAGAACTAGAGACGGAGCTTCATAAGAAAATTAAGGCCATCATGGTCGACATACAGGAGCTCGACAATGACAACCTCATCAGGGAGCTTGAACTG AAACATGATGCAGAAATGACAACAATCAGGaacaaatgggaaaaaaaccTAATGG AAATTACAGCCAACAATGAGAAAAAGATGCAGTTGCTGCGACAGGAGCTGGACTACATGAAGAAAAATTCAACCAGTGAGCAGGAACACATGTGGAACAGCTACATCGCAGCTCTTAAAGAATATCACAACCAAGTATTCAGTGATGCTAAACTGGTTGTTAATCAAATGGAGGAGGATTTGAATACAGTCTCTATACTCAAG GAAGAAATTGCAAGCATAACCGAGAAACAGAAGGTGATGAAGAACGACCTGAAACTTGTTTCACTGGACAACACACGTCTTGCTGAGAGCATCTCAAAAGTCGAGAAAGATAATGCTGAAGTtgagaagaaaattaaatactACTCGGCGAAAAAG GATCCCAGTAATACCAttgaaaaactcaaaaaaaggGAGCTGGAAAATTTGAAACGGGAACATGAGGTACTGGGAGAGAAATTCACGAAG CTTCAGATGGAAAGGGATGAACTGTACAAGGCATTCCCTCAGAATATTCAGAAGGTGCAGCATAAAGCAGATCAGGTGACCATGCTGCTGGAAAAGAAGCTGCAAGCCCTGACAGATAGTGTGGAAGATGTGGAGGCTGGGCTCTGCTCGGTGCTTTCGGCCTCTAACATAGACCAAACTGCCCTCAGTGGGGTCATAAGCAAAGCTGAG GAAAATCTCATCTCCAGAAATACTGCCATCAAGAACTTACAGCacaagaaaaatctgattgCCAAG GCTCGTAGAGATTTGCTGCTAACCATTGAAGTGAAGCAAAGGGCTCTTGGTGTTCCTGTGGAGGAGCTTTGTGTAAATCCATGA